The following are from one region of the Phyllostomus discolor isolate MPI-MPIP mPhyDis1 chromosome 9, mPhyDis1.pri.v3, whole genome shotgun sequence genome:
- the ADCYAP1 gene encoding pituitary adenylate cyclase-activating polypeptide: MTMCSGARLALLVYGIILHSSVHCSPDTTGLQFPGIRSGKDAYDEAYDEDGNQLQNFFNLELMGLESPASASREAEVLNHPGEIRDVAHVILNKAYRKVLDQLSRKKLLQKLVAKGVGGIRGGDTKDDSDPLSKRHSDGIFTDSYSRYRKQMAVKKYLAAVLGKRYKQRVKNKGRRIAYL, translated from the exons ATGACCATGTGTAGCGGAGCAAGACTGGCCCTGCTGGTCTATGGGATAATATTGCACAGCAGCGTGCACTGCTCACCTGACACCACCGGACTCCAGTTCCCTGGGATCAG GTCGGGGAAGGACGCGTATGACGAAGCGTACGACGAGGACGGAAACCAGCTGCAGAACTTCTTTAACTTGGAGCTGATGGGCTTAGAAAGCCCAGCCTCCGCGTCCCGGGAAGCCGAAGTGCTCAACCACCCGGGCGAGATAAG AGATGTCGCTCACGTGATCCTTAACAAGGCCTACCGCAAAGTGTTGGACCAGCTGTCCCGCAAGAAATTACTGCAGAAGCTCGTGGCCAAGGGAGTGGG TGGGATTCGAGGCGGCGACACCAAGGACGACTCAGATCCGCTCTCTAAGCGCCACTCGGACGGAATCTTCACGGACAGCTACAGCCGCTACCGGAAACAAATGGCTGTCAAGAAATACTTGGCTGCAGTCCTAGGGAAAAGGTATAAACAAAGGGTTAAAAACAAAGGACGCCGAATAGCATATTTGTAG